From the genome of Triticum aestivum cultivar Chinese Spring chromosome 3B, IWGSC CS RefSeq v2.1, whole genome shotgun sequence, one region includes:
- the LOC123066751 gene encoding lysine-specific demethylase JMJ25, with amino-acid sequence MAKRKRERVTTHNALTSTDAGSHKRTKKRDENSEECHQCRNNTARHVDCSSCKKRYCVRCIKKWYSNLIEDHVKNRCPCCHNNCNCMDCLQSDIMHKIDKWNVSHEDRIKFAHRTIYFLLPWLKKLHEDQIQEKRIQAIIDGITECEVKVSRTELPSDARCYCNYCRTCIVDLYRGCECGHYDLCLSCCQELRDGSLVKKDKKLRAKPNGSILCPPKAAGGCRCRGHALKLKGIFKENFISDLLEKTNSVVDKRMLEEGGSKCFCLTKSGEINTNTSRQAACRKNPIDNYIYCPTAKDVQSGALEHFQEHWLKGEPVIVCDVLGSTSGLSWEPTVMHRGLRKKKNKNGDQRLTVEAIECLTGCEVGINICRFFEGYSYGAVGPEDLPIGLKLKDWPPHSTFGEELPRHDAEFRSALPFREYTDPICGPLNLAVRLPKDVKKPDLGPKTYIAYGFAQELGIGDSLTYLHCDVADAVNVLVHTHGTKLKLQRLTAIEKRKDSLLNEERTRNLQASPDHSDVGIKVDVSLIKPEPKDDGLPFVEGDQPEGGALWDIFRREDVGILEEYLTAHAGEFRNNSELVKQVTDPIHDHCFYLTKEHKRKLKEQYGVEPWTFEQKLGEAVFIPTGCPHQVRNLKSCTKVALDFVSPENFEECIKYTNKIRELPNNHMVNEDKLEVKKIAIHALRHAVDYIIG; translated from the exons ATGGCCAAGCGGAAGCGGGAGCGGGTGACAACACACAATGCTCTGACCAGCACCGACGCCGGTTCCCACAAG AGAACAAAAAAGAGGGATGAAAATTCAGAAGAATGTCATCAGTGTCGGAACAACACTGCAAGACATGTGGACTGCTCAAGCTGCAAGAAGAGATATTGTGTCCGATGCATTAAGAAATG GTATTCAAATTTAATTGAAGATCATGTTAAGAATAGATGCCCATGTTGTCACAATAATTGCAATTGCATGGATTGTCTGCAGAGTGATATAATGCATAAG ATTGACAAATGGAATGTATCACATGAAGATAGAATCAAATTTGCTCATCGAACTATATACTTTTTGCTTCCTTGGTTGAAAAAACTTCACGAGGACCAGATACAAGAGAAACGTATTCAGGCCATAATTGACg GTATTACTGAATGCGAAGTGAAGGTTTCTCGAACTGAGCTTCCCTCGGATGCGCGGTGCTACTG CAACTATTGCAGGACATGTATTGTTGACCTCTATAGAGGTTGCGAATGTGGACATTATGATCTCTGCCTCAGCTGCTGCCAGGAGCTTCGTGATGGTTCTCTGGTTAAAAAGGATAAGAAATTGAGGGCAAAACCGAATGGGAGTATACTTTGCCCACCAAAGGCAGCAGGTGGTTGTCGTTGTAGAGGTCATGCTCTTAAACTTAAGGGTattttcaaagaaaattttatttcTGACTTACTGGAGAAAACCAATTCAGTGGTTGACAAAAGAATGCTAGAAGAGGGAGGTTCAAAATGTTTTTGCCTTACCAAATCTGGTGAGATAAACACCAATACATCACGACAAGCAGCCTGTAGAAAGAACCCCATCGATAACTACATATACTGCCCAACTGCTAAAGATGTTCAAAGTGGTGCTTTAGAACATTTCCAGGAGCACTGGTTAAAGGGTGAGCCTGTTATTGTCTGTGATGTGCTTGGGTCAACTTCTGGACTGAGTTGGGAACCAACGGTAATGCATCGGGGCTTGcgaaagaagaaaaacaagaatggGGATCAGCGGCTCACAGTTGAAGCTATTGAATGCCTGACGGGGTGTGAG GTTGGTATAAATATTTGTCGCTTTTTTGAGGGGTATTCCTATGGAGCCGTTGGTCCTGAAGATTTGCCCATTGGACTTAAGCTTAAAGATTGGCCGCCCCATAGCACCTTTGGAGAGGAACTCCCGCGGCACGATGCTGAGTTTAGATCTGCATTGCCATTTCGTGAATATACCGATCCGATATGTGGCCCTCTTAATCTGGCTGTGAGACTTCCAAAAGATGTTAAAAAGCCAGACCTTGGTCCAAAGACTTACATTGCTTATGGGTTTGCCCAAGAACTGGGAATTGGTGACTCTCTTACATATCTTCATTGTGACGTTGCCGACGCG GTAAATGTCCTCGTACATACTCATGGAACAAAGCTCAAACTTCAAAGGCTTACAGCTATAGAGAAAAGGAAAGACAGTTTGCTCAATGAAGAAAGGACTAGAAATCTTCAAGCTTCACCAGATCATAGTGATGTAGGAATTAAGGTGGACGTTAGTCTCATAAAGCCTGAGCCAAAAGACGATGGTCTGCCTTTCGTAGAGGGAGACCAGCCAGAGGGTGGTGCTCTGTGGGATATATTCCGACGGGAAGATGTTGGCATTCTAGAGGAATATCTAACAGCGCATGCTGGGGAGTTTAGGAACAATTCTGAACTGGTGAAACAG GTTACTGATCCGATACATGATCATTGCTTTTATCTAACAAAAGAGCACAAGAGAAAGCTTAAGGAACAATATG GAGTTGAGCCTTGGACATTTGAACAAAAACTTGGTGAGGCGGTCTTTATCCCCACGGGATGTCCCCACCAAGTCAGAAATTTGAAG TCATGTACAAAGGTTGCGCTGGATTTTGTTTCTCCGGAAAATTTTGAAGAGTGTATCAAGTATACAAACAAAATTCGTGAGCTCCCGAACAACCATATGGTGAATGAAGATAAATTAGAG GTTAAGAAGATAGCTATTCATGCACTCAGACATGCCGTTGATTACATCATTGGATGA